A single window of Danaus plexippus chromosome 31, MEX_DaPlex, whole genome shotgun sequence DNA harbors:
- the LOC116778251 gene encoding zinc finger protein 729-like — MKCCVKNCPNDNRKATRNDSITFHPFPKEDILRTTWIDALGMTEWESKDPSVVCSEHFTEDSFYVTKCGVKKVKADAVPLPVFITSDELDSAADKRVCRVCLSIDVKMYDITEDGVSTMFERITNILINPHDRLPHRICWECSVRLRNADSFRAKAIRCDELLNKLDLDRTITLRDVKSINRTFKKFKTTLIQKIYETNEYDYEINDEIKTEENNDTDFNDYNDNDINDIKNEPEIKDESNNEIFFEEYPVLNDSDEITLSEVCKKKKVRKKKVKIEKRKEVKIKKNDENDSPSITMDKYKKSDVKRRKTDNLDESLFTITTLTYDEQIAEIEKRQESASYRHSPYKCLTCYRGFLIRDRYEAHVVRHSEQSGAYECFICKTRLKTARALRKHLTAQHTEKFNCKGCPFVTRNRGVAREHEKWHAGTKYQCPHCPSEFDKLTTYMGHIRIKHVSDFVCELCGYTFVSKKGVDVHKKKKHRVVDKNVELTGPFCEVCDVRFLSEEAHSRHLKLSSKHSSDNDPNRIRNDSQSMSSERGLARRRDVRETGDASPVTCEQCGLQLRDLRLYAQHFRRSHPDKNRTKYPAMKTPAMCEHCGRIFQSMALLKDHMWVHTGEKRFKCDRCDKSFTQKTNLVFHMRVHSATRPTYECPLCGKHFAFFNNRRRHMFIHTGLKPFKCDTCGKSFTTAGEQRAHTDHVHLKKPWPKRARSGQWKCVED, encoded by the exons atgaagtGCTGTGTTAAAAACTGCCCAAATGACAACCGGAAGGCGACAAGGAACGACAGTATCACCTTTCACCC attccCCAAAGAGGATATCCTCCGCACCACATGGATTGATGCTCTCGGTATGACAGAATGGGAATCCAAAGATCCAAG CGTGGTGTGCTCTGAACATTTTACTGAAGATTCATTCTACGTCACAAAATGTGGCGTAAAAAAGGTCAAAGCCGATGCAGTGCCATTACCGGTATTT ATAACATCGGATGAATTAGACTCGGCAGCGGATAAAAGG GTGTGCAGAGTATGTTTGTCGATAGATGTCAAAATGTATGACATAACAGAAGACGGAGTTAGTACGATGTTTGAACGGATCACGAATATACTt ATCAATCCACACGATAGATTACCGCATCGTATATGCTGGGAGTGTAGCGTGCGGTTGAGGAACGCTGATAGCTTCAGGGCTAAAGCTATCAGATGCGATGAGCTGCTTAACAAATTGGATTTGGACAGAACT ATAACATTAAGAGatgtaaaatcaataaataggacattcaaaaaatttaaaactaccctaatacagaaaatatatgagaCAAACGAATatgattatgaaattaatgacGAGATCAAAACAGAAGAAAATAATGACACGGactttaatgattataatgataatgatattaatgatATCAAGAACGAACCCGAGATAAAAGATGAGAGTAACAATGAGATATTCTTCGAGGAGTATCCGGTTTTAAACGACAGCGACGAGATAACACTGAGCGAAGTCTGCAAGAAGAAAAAGGTGAGGAAGAAGAAAGTTAAAATAGAGAAGAGAAaagaagttaaaattaaaaagaacgaTGAGAACGACAGTCCGTCCATAACAATGGATAA GTACAAAAAATCCGATGTTAAACGTCGCAAAACCGATAACTTGGACGAATCGTTGTTCACTATAACGACTCTCACTTACGACGAGCAGATCGCTGAGATAGAAAAGCGACAGGAATCGGCGTCGTATAGACACTCGCCGTACAAATGTCTGACCTGTTACAGAGGATTCCTCATCAGAGATAGATATGAAGCACATGTCGTGAGACACAGCGAG cAAAGTGGTGCCTACGagtgttttatatgtaaaacacGCCTGAAGACTGCGAGAGCTCTAAGAAAACATCTGACGGCGCAACACACAGAGAAATTTAACTGCAAGGGATGTCCGTTTGTTACCAGGAACAg GGGTGTAGCTCGTGAACACGAGAAATGGCACGCCGGCACCAAGTACCAGTGTCCACACTGTCCAAGCGAGTTCGA tAAACTGACCACCTACATGGGCCACATCCGCATAAAGCACGTGTCGGACTTCGTGTGCGAGTTGTGTGGGTACACGTTTGTTAGCAAGAAGGGGGTAGACGTCCACAAGAAGAAAAAACATAGAGTTGTCGACAAAAAC GTGGAACTGACTGGTCCGTTCTGTGAGGTATGCGACGTCCGCTTCCTCTCCGAGGAGGCGCACTCTAGACATCTGAAGTTGTCATCCAAACATAGCAGCGACAATGACCC TAATCGTATCCGGAACGACTCTCAAAGTATGAGCAGTGAGAGAGGACTCGCGAGAAGGAGGGACGTCAGAGAAACTGGTGATGCCTCACCTGTTACGTGCGAACAG TGCGGTCTTCAGCTGCGTGACCTGCGTCTATACGCGCAGCACTTCCGTCGGTCACACCCGGATAAGAACCGTACCAAGTACCCGGCTATGAAGACACCGGCCATGTGCGAACACTGCGGCCGGATATTCCAG AGTATGGCGCTGTTGAAAGATCACATGTGGGTCCACACTGGGGAGAAACGGTTCAAGTGTGACAGGTGTGACAAGAGCTTCACCCAGAAGACAAACCTGGTGTTCCACATGAGGGTACACTCCGCAACAAGACCCACGTACGAGTGTCCGTTGTGTGGCAAACACTTCGCCTTCTTCAATAACAGGAGACGgcatatgttt ATCCACACGGGCCTGAAGCCGTTCAAGTGTGACACCTGCGGGAAGAGCTTCACCACGGCCGGTGAACAGCGAGCCCACACAGACCACGTGCATCTCAAGAAACCCTGGCCGAAGAGGGCGAGGAGCGGCCAGTGGAAATGTGTAGAGGATTAg